AGCCGTCTGGATCTGCGGCCGCGCCCAGCCCAGGAAATTCGGGCCGGTGGGCATCTCCTCGACAGGCGTGACCTGCCCGTTCAGCCACACCTTCCCGTTGCCCAGAGCCATTACCCGGTGATCGGTGAACTGGGCGTAGTCCATCATTTTGAGCTGACTAGGCGAGACCGGTTCATTGACCGGGGCCCCTGGTGGCAACACCGTGATCTGGGATTGACCGGCGGCGTCGTCGAGGCTGGCACCACCGAGCACTAGCCGCCCGGCGTGAGCCAGCTGCGGGCTGTCGGCGGTCACGGTCGACCCGTCAGGCAGCTTCACCGCGACGTCGGGCGCCGGCTGCGCCGGAGGAACCTGCCCGGTCTCGGCAGCGATCGGTTGGGGCTGAGCACCGGCAGCGGACTTGGCCGCCGCGGGCTCAGTCGCGGGAGCGTCCTTCTTGCCCCCGTCCTTAGTGCCCTCGTCGGTCGCGGCTGCCTCATCATTCTTCTCAGCGCCGCTGTTCTCGGACTTGGCGCTCAGCGGGTCATCTTTGAGTGCGTCGGCCGGGTCCTCCCCAGAGCGTACCGACGCGGCTTCCTTGATCGCACCGCCGATCGCGCCGCCCAGATCTCCCAGACCTCCTCCCCCGCCGAAGCCACCTATTCCGGGCGTCATCGATCCCATGGCGCCAGGAAGCCCCGACAACGCGCCCATCGCCGGGCCGGCCAGCCCACCCAGGCCACCCATCAGCGGATCAGAGGCCAACCCGTTCAGCAGCGGATCACTAGCCAGCGGATCGCCGCCGTCGCGCGCGCCCACGTCGGCCGGCGGGGGCGTGCCAGCCGAACTGCTTGTGCCGCTACCGGTTTGGTTACCGCCCGCCGCAACGGGGTCGGCCGAACCGCCGCCGGTGCCAGCAGAGTCCTTCACCGCGTCATAGCGTTGGCTGAGCGCATCGAGCACCTCAGCCTTAGACTCGGCGTCCATCCCCGATGACTTGACGATGCCCAGAATCTCCTGGGTCTTGCCCTGCAAGAAATCGTTGAGCTGCCGCTGGCCGGCTGGAGTGTCCAGCGTCGGACCCAACTTGTGAATTTGGTCCACCAGTGACGATTGCAGCGCCTGCAGCTGCGCCTTGCCCTCGTCCGATCCGGTCTTCGCCCCGAGAACCGCATCCATAAGTTCTTCGTCGGCCTCGGCCAGCGCAGTCTTGTTCTTGGCCAACGCATCATCGACGCGTTTGGCGGCGTCTGCCGCCTGCCCGGACAATTCATCGTCGTCCACTGGAGGCTGACCGGGCGTCCCTGACGGTGCCTGACCGAGCGGCGTCCCCTGAGCCGGGGAGTGCTGGGGACTCGGCGGCGGCGTGAGGGGTGCTCTGGTCGACGGGTCGAATAAGTCGGGGTGCGCCTGCCGGATGCGATCGAGGTCGGCGTCGGGCACTTGCGGATCAGCGCCGGTGTTTTCGACGCGGTGCTCGTAGTACACCCCGGTCTGGGGGTCCTTCCAACCGCCGTTGTCGTAGCCCGTGGGGGTCGACGTCATCTTCGCGCCCTGGCTGTTCAGCCAGCCGTTGACATCGCGCATCTGCTGCTCCGACAGGCCCTTCTGCCATGCGTTGGGATCACCGGTGACTTGCCTGATGTGCTCCAGGGCGGCGCGCAGCTCTTCGTAGGACGCCACTCAGATTACCTCGCCGTCAACCATGTCGGTCCTCGCGGACGGCCACTGCTCGTCACCAAGGACGGCCGCTCTGCACGCAGTGGTTGCAGGACTGGACATCACACACCCACCGCGGCGGCTTCCGATGCGTCGCAGCACGATGTCGTGCGGTCCGCGACGGAGACCCGCGCATCGGGTGAAGTGTCCGACAGCTGATCCGCTGCGTCGGCGAGCATCGCAGCCAGCAGATGCGCCACCAAAGAGTTCATGCGTCGGACGATATGGGCGCAGGCAGCCAAGGGTCCACCACCATAGCGACATTCGCCGTCAACCTCGGTGCCGACACCTGAAGATCACAGTCCGATCTCCAATGTTCGGCGCGTCGGTGGACTTCCAGAAGCAGGGTGCGTAATCATCAGCGCGCTGTTCGATTGGAACGAGGAACCGCGACCACTGTTATCGGTGTGAAAGATGGTGCGGCGTGTCTTCCCCGCGTCAGTCTGCTTCGTGCGGCATGCTCAGACCCAGGCGCGGATATCCGCGCCGGAGACGGCTCGATCTAGGAGAGGAGACCGGCCCCACACCAGCCCAGGCTGACCACTGAATCGTCGGCCACACAACTAAATAACTCTTCGGAAAGCACCTAAACGACGAAACCCCCGGCCCTAAGGACCGAGGGTCGTCAAGTTCGAGTTGCCGCTCGAACCCAGTTGCTTTCGCGCCACTCCCCTTTGCTGAAGGGAATCGTCTTGAAAGACGCATTCCACGGTAGCGCACGCATTCCACACGGTCCATATGCCGCGCACCGTGACCTTGCCGATGTCATCACTCGCCCCTATCACGGTTCCGGCCCGTCATTGCGCCGCCGGGGCACCGCCCACACCGCGCCGGTATGGATCCGTCGAGCCAGCGGACACTGCTTCGATCGCCTTCCCCGCATTGCTTTAGACGTCAACGTGCGATGGGCCGCCATCCCGTGCTGGAGCGGTCGAGCGCGACGCTGGGCACACGAAACCGTTCCTGCGGCCTACCGCCTGCGCTACGACACCCACGTACGTCCGGTGATGCCCAACAATCCCGTAAGCCTCAAATCCGTTGTTGCGGTGGCTGAGGCGCGCGCATCGTTCGCCGACCACCGGACCGGACGCAACTGCCGGCCCACCAACGAACGCATCGCTCAACTCACCGGACTCTCGGTGCGCACCGTACAACGTGCGTCCACCGCGTTGCGGCTCCTCGGGGTCGCCACCGAAGTGATGCGGGGCCGGCAACGGACGCGTGCCGAGCGTTACGCGAGCTGGCGCGTCGGCGACAGCGGCCGTGGCTGGGCATCGGTTTGGGCACTGCACGACAGCCGATTCCATCGGCTGTCACCCCATCCCGAAGGGTCTCTTTTAGAGAATCAACCTTCTGTTAAAAAATCACTCACTACCAGCAGCCGACCAAAGGCCGGTCGCAGCGTCGCTACGCGCCGCACAGCACCGAATCCGCGAGCCCTGACCCTGGCAAACCGATGGATTTGCGACCAGCAAAGCCCGCCATGGGCACGGCGCTATCGCACCGGCGCCCCTTGGGCCCGGATACTCACAGCCGTAGCCGAGCACGGCTGGACGCCGCGAGACCTCAACCAGGCCATCACCGACTGGATCGGGACCGGGCACTGGATTCCCGACACCCCGCATAAGCCAATCGGCCTATTGGGCGCGATCCTCGCGGCTCACGGGAACCCTGCCGAACGACCCTCAGCCCTCGAGGAAGCCCGCGAAGCCGCCGAGTTCACGCTGGTGCGCAAGCGCATTGCTGCCCAGTTCGCCGAGCGAGACGCCGCCCTGCGGGCACGCCAAGCCGCCCGAGCGGCGCTGACCGGATCTGGCCGCCGAGCAGCGCTGGAGATCGCCCGACACGCAGCTCAACGAGCTCAGCAACGCCGTGCTGAAGCCAACCGCCTCGCGCACGAGGAACGCCGCACCCGGGTGAATGAAATCCGCGGCATCACCGGCGACCTGACATGACCTCGCCGCGACCATCGAGACGCATCACCTCGATTACCGAGCCGCTCCCCTGTCACCTCGACCCGGATCAGTGGTTCAGCCTTGCTCACCGAACGGCAGCTCTCGCAGCCTGTTTGGCTTGTCGGCTGCGCCGCAGTTGCGCACAGTTGGCCCCGGACTGCCGCCCGTCCTGGGGCATGTGGGCCGGCATTTGGATCGACGGCCGCTTCGCCGCCGCGGCGCCTCTGCTGTGCGCGGTGGCCGCAGCTCCCCCGGCGGCACCGCAGCATCGACGCCCTTCCCCTCCCCGGCCGCCAAGTCGACCCGCGGCATCCCCACCGGAGTGCAGAGCAGCGCCGCCTTCCGGGTGCGGCCACGGACGTTGGTGTTCGCCCGCTCCCAGGGGTACTGCGAAGTCATGGCCCCTGGCTGCCACCTCACTGCCGACACGGTCATCTCCCGGGCCCCCCGCCGCAACGACGAGGATGCCTCCGCACTGTTCGCTGTGTGCCAAGAATGCGCAATATCCCTGCAGGGCATGGATTCTCAGATGATGAGACGCCTGGGGTATCGGCTCGACTCCGTGTCTGGCGCGGCCACCACACCGATGCTGTGGCGGCAGAAGCATCGCCTACTCCTTGACCCCCGCGGCGGTCTGCGTGATCCCGGCATGTCGGCCGCGTCAGAGCGCCCGGAAGCTCGCCGGAGTCAACGACGCCCCTTTGCAGACCGCGTCGATGTTCCGCCACGTGTAGAGATTTATACAAGCACACCCGTGCGGCCCGGCTGCAGCCCGGCGGCACGGGTACCCGCTTTACCGCGGTAAAGCCAACTTGTTAGTTGTCGGCGCAGAGCAGGTAAAATTCATATCGCAGCGCCTGCTCCACCAACGCACTGCGCGTCCCGGCATCCCAGGCCGCGACAAGATCATCGAGACGCCGCGCGTTCGCTGGTGTCACCCCCGACAGCACCACAGTGCGCGGCGCAGTCACATGGCGACGACGCCGCGGTACCGCATTCGAGGACGGTCGCTCAAACAGCTGCCCCTCCCCCACCGCGGCTGGCTGCTGGTTCGTCCACGTCGTAGCCAACCGAGCGGCATGCGCTTCGATGGCATCCAGGACAATCGCGCCCATCGTGCGCGCCAAACCCCGCCGCACCTTCTTCTCAGCGATCTGAACCCTGTACAGCTCGTCATAGACTTCCGAGGACAGCAGCACCTCCGGCGGACGAATTCGCTTCGCCGTGCCCGCTGCTGTCACAGTGACGGAATTCAGTCGACGCCCGGGACGTCGACCGTCGACGCTGGAAGTCGGCGGCGCCGCCGATCTTGCTGGCTCCGACACCACCGCAGCTCGAGCCGGCTCGACGGGAGACGGCGTCGCGTCCGTCGCAGCAGTCGCCGCCGCCGGTGCTGCAGACCGCGACACCTCGACGTTACGGGCGGGGGGTCGCGCCGGCGCGGCGGGCCACATCTCGTCCAGATCGTCATCGAGCGCGGAGGGATCGAAAACCGGCTTCGCCTTCGGCCTCGAGGAGCTCATCCGACCCGCTCCTGCATCGGCGCCTCGAAACGTCTCAGCCTGCCGATGATCTGGCGCACCAGCTCCTGATAGTCGGCCGCCAGCCCGCTGGGGTCACTCGACCACATCGCCCGCGTCGGACTCTCCTTGCCCCGCAGCTTCGCGATGCGGCTGCGCCGCTCATCGTGGGCAAGCGCCACCAACTCCCCCGCCGTCTTATGCAACGTTCGCATATCCACCGCTGCAGCAGGAGCCGACCGGATGGTGATGTCGAACGGCGTCGTGCCGCTGCCCGCAAGCATCTCGTTGACCTGTGCAAAGACGTCTTCGTTGCGTTTCGTCGCGCGCGGATTGACGTCGAAAAGCAGCACTCCCAACAGTTGAATTGACGAACCCTGCTTCCGGGCATGCCAGAACCGCCTGGCCAGCCGCGCCACCCCACCCAGGCTCGCCTGGTCATCCCGGGTCGGAATTAACAGATAGTTCGCGACCGACAGATATGTGTCCAGAAGCGGGACGTCACCGGGGCCGGAGTCAATGACCACCAAGTCGTACCCCTCGGAGTCGCACAACAGGCTCAGCTGCGCCTCCAGGTTAGCCGCCATATCGATGCCGTTCTCGGCCATCACCTGCGCGGTAGCACCGGCCACCGCGAGATGCGGGCCGCCCGCAATCACGTCGAGATTGGGCCGGACGTCACGCACCGGTGTCAGCGGCGCCCCGAATTGCAACGTCTGCGCCAGAGACTGGCCGCCATCTCCCTCGACACCTAAGTCCTCCACCGTGACATTGGCCTGTGGGTCGCCGTCGACGACGAGGACTCGGCGTCCACGCTTGCCGGCGGCGGCGATCATCTCAGCGATGGCTGCCACCGTGGTGGACTTCCCGACGCCACCCTTTTGATTGGCAACTAGGACCACGCGTGCCTGCCCGTTCATCGTCATACCGGTGACGGTAAGGCGGTCGGTCCTCACGGCCGGTCCGCCACACCCCTGCGATACCGAACTGTAACCGGAGTGTTTATTGGGACGACTGGGATTCCGGTGAACTGGACAGCCACGCGGCGGTCGGGACGGCGTGGCGCCCGCCGTCGCCCCCGCGCGCGGCAACGGAGGTGTGCTCGCCCCTAACACGATCGTGGGGCAATGCGTAAACCCGTCCGCTCCGACACGCTAGAAACCGGACTGATCGCCGTGCTGGCGGTCGATTAAGCGACAAACCGACGGCTCGGTCGTGTCCACATCCGAACCAACGTCCCAGCAGGAAACCCGTTGCACGGACGTGCGTCCGGACGTTGTTGACCCGGAAATAGGTCGTGTCGTTGCCCGTCAGATACCCGGCATTTCAGTCGTCACATGCACGGGTCGACGCTCAGCAGTAACCCGTGAAGTAGGCCGCCGTACGCCCGTTGCAAGTCTGGCACGACACCCAACGAATATCCGGCTTGCCATCCGTCGTAAGCCCGGATTCTGCAGGTAGGCGCAGTATGGGGGGACTACTCCGCGCAGTCCGGACGCGCGGAACTCGGCTTCTAGAGTAAACGCAGAAAGGCCGGCGGTCACGCCACCAGCGCCGACATCGGACAGATGCCAACCCGATGATTCCTTCGGGCGCAGCCTGTCCGCGCCGCTTCGACGACCGCGACGATGAGCTAACGAGCGCTGATAGCGCTGTCCACCCGCCATCACCGGGTGCGTCCGCAGCGGGTCCGCCAATCTAGCAGGCGCTGCAAAGGGAAATATCTGGGCTCAGGTGGCCGCGTAAATAGGACCCGATGCCCGCAGTGGGGGAGGGGAGTCCAATGCGAACGCGCGGTGCGAAGCCTCCGCCCGACCCAGAGCAGCGAAACGGCTGCGGAGAGCGTCAATCCGGTTCAGCGTCGAATGCACACGATCAGGACGCGTGCTGGCTAACGCCATGACCGCAGTGGCTGTCCGCAGTTCGGTGGCCGCAAGGCCGAGCAACACCATCGTGGCCGGGGTGAGGGCCTCATCGCGTAGGTCGACCGCAAGCTCGTCAATCCACTCGCGCTCGTCGTCGGCAAGCTGGTACTGGCCGGCGTGGTCGATGACGGCCACGGTCAGCGATCGCACCAGATCGCTATGCCGACTGAGCCAGTCAAGCTCCTCCCCGCGATGCAGCTGCGACGCCCGAGCTGCGCGGCGCTCGGCACGAGTGATCTTCTCATCGGGTCGGTCGTAGCGCAGCAACGCCTCCAAGCGATCGATCCGGTCCACCACGCCTTGCTTCCCGACGCCGACCTGGGACCCCAACTGGGCCAGCGACAACCCTCGCGCGCGGCCGGCCGTGAGGAAATGGAGTTCCCGACGCCGATCCTCCCACCACAGCCAGTTGTTGAGCGTCAACGCATCGCAGACATCCGCTTGAAGAACCCACAACGGGATGTCATTGCCACTGAATTTGCGCAGGTAATCCAGCACATCACGAGGATCGGAACTCTCGGCGTCGGGCAGCAGATCGCGGTGCTTATCGTCGACTTTGTCACGCCGGCGCGCGATCACGGTGATGGCTCGGACCGCCTCGATTCTGTGAACCTTCGGGCGCATCGCCATGCCGTCAGTATTTCACTGACGGCTGGATACGTGACGCTGGGACAGCGTGTGTTGCAGTGTCCGCTGAGCCTTCACACGCGAAAACCTTAGCGCGAGAGCGACCCTCAAACCTGGACGTAGAGACACCAACCCTCAAAACGTCACGTGACGATTTACTGCGGTGAATCGAACGACAAATCTAAGCTCCGGCCGATCGAATTTGGCGGAACTCGGTCCGCCTACCTGGCGTGCCGCATATGTCGTCCCGCGCTGCATCGGCGGGGAGAAGCGTGCTCGTCCTCCGTCGATTTACCGCGGTAAAGCGAACCCGCCGAATGCCGATCGGCAATTTCCGCCTGCCCGAGCGCGCTCCGAAGATTGGACTGTCCGACCCGAGTCGAGTTGTCGAGGCGTGTTGCGAACCCAGAATCGCCCGACGGGGCAGTAAGGTAAATCGCGTCTGATCCGAAGTACTCCGCTGCGCGGGGGAAGCATACGGAAGGGCCATTCATGGCTATCCATGTCCTGCTCAATCAAAAGGGCGGCGTCGGCAAGAGCACACTGTCGGTCAATCTGGCCGCCGTGACCGCCGATGTCCTCAACCGCGGCGACGACCCCGACGCGAGCTCGCCTGTTCTTGCGCTTTCGGTCGACCCCCAGGGCTCCGCCGTCTGGTGGGCGTCGCGAATGAACGACCTGCCGTTCCACATCGCCCAGGCCCACGACGACCTCGAAAACTTGGCCAAGCTCAAAGACCTGCCCGGTATCCAACACGTCTACGTCGACACTCCGGGGTGGATCGACCTCGACGGGGATAGCCACGGCGCCGACCCGCTCGGCCGCGGGCCCGCCGCCGACGTCCTACGCGCGGTGCTAGACATGGCCGATCAGGTCATCGTGCCCATCGAACCCGAACCGCTGAGCTTCGACCCGACCGCCCGCACCATCGGCAGAGTTGTGCAACCCCGCGGATTGCGATACCTCGTCGTCATCAACAACTGGGATCCCCGAGACGGCACCTACGACCTCAATCAGACCAAGGAATTCGTCAAAGCCAACGGGTGGCCGCTGGCCAACACGGTGATCCGCCACTACAAACTGCACGTCCGCGCCAGCGCCGAAGGTCAGGTCGTCACCGAGTATCCGGCCAATAGGGTTGCGCTCCAAGCGCGCGAAGACTTCTACAAATTCGCGCTCGAACTTAACGTCGGAGGAACCCGCTAATGGCCCGCGGACAACGCGTCAACCTGGCCGAACTCCACGCAGTAGTCGGCGACAAATCGCCGGTGGACAAAGGTCAAACGCCACGGGACGACGCCGCAGTCCACGCCGCGGTGCTAACCGATCTCACCGCCAATCCCCGCAACCCCCGCGAGGAGCTGGGCGACCTCGCGGACCTGCAATCTATCGCCGACATCCAGCTTCAGCCCGCCACCGTGGTGACGCGCGAGGCCTACCTCAATCTCTATCCCGACGACACCATCACCACGCGTTACGTCGTCGTCAATGGGTGTCGCCGGCTGGCGGCGGCGCACAAATACGGACGCAGCGACCTGGCAATCGTTGTCAATGACACCATCGCCCGCGATCGCGTCACGCTGATTTCCGCCAGCATTGCCGAGAACGTGGACCGACAGGACTTCGACGTCATCGAAGAAGCACGCGCGGTCGAAGCGCTAGTGGCTGAATGCGGGT
This window of the Mycolicibacterium chubuense NBB4 genome carries:
- a CDS encoding helix-turn-helix domain-containing protein, producing MKDAFHGSARIPHGPYAAHRDLADVITRPYHGSGPSLRRRGTAHTAPVWIRRASGHCFDRLPRIALDVNVRWAAIPCWSGRARRWAHETVPAAYRLRYDTHVRPVMPNNPVSLKSVVAVAEARASFADHRTGRNCRPTNERIAQLTGLSVRTVQRASTALRLLGVATEVMRGRQRTRAERYASWRVGDSGRGWASVWALHDSRFHRLSPHPEGSLLENQPSVKKSLTTSSRPKAGRSVATRRTAPNPRALTLANRWICDQQSPPWARRYRTGAPWARILTAVAEHGWTPRDLNQAITDWIGTGHWIPDTPHKPIGLLGAILAAHGNPAERPSALEEAREAAEFTLVRKRIAAQFAERDAALRARQAARAALTGSGRRAALEIARHAAQRAQQRRAEANRLAHEERRTRVNEIRGITGDLT
- a CDS encoding ParB/RepB/Spo0J family partition protein, which encodes MARGQRVNLAELHAVVGDKSPVDKGQTPRDDAAVHAAVLTDLTANPRNPREELGDLADLQSIADIQLQPATVVTREAYLNLYPDDTITTRYVVVNGCRRLAAAHKYGRSDLAIVVNDTIARDRVTLISASIAENVDRQDFDVIEEARAVEALVAECGYADVAAERLKKSAGWVSQRRALLQLAPELQTALRRGELAIREARQLARVPLEEQVTRWQATLDRNAAGEGSNSDKRPPSRSRVISSAIADFSAQPELLANALRTYLGPDGVQRLRDLLADSGR
- a CDS encoding ParA family protein is translated as MTMNGQARVVLVANQKGGVGKSTTVAAIAEMIAAAGKRGRRVLVVDGDPQANVTVEDLGVEGDGGQSLAQTLQFGAPLTPVRDVRPNLDVIAGGPHLAVAGATAQVMAENGIDMAANLEAQLSLLCDSEGYDLVVIDSGPGDVPLLDTYLSVANYLLIPTRDDQASLGGVARLARRFWHARKQGSSIQLLGVLLFDVNPRATKRNEDVFAQVNEMLAGSGTTPFDITIRSAPAAAVDMRTLHKTAGELVALAHDERRSRIAKLRGKESPTRAMWSSDPSGLAADYQELVRQIIGRLRRFEAPMQERVG
- a CDS encoding ParA family protein, with translation MAIHVLLNQKGGVGKSTLSVNLAAVTADVLNRGDDPDASSPVLALSVDPQGSAVWWASRMNDLPFHIAQAHDDLENLAKLKDLPGIQHVYVDTPGWIDLDGDSHGADPLGRGPAADVLRAVLDMADQVIVPIEPEPLSFDPTARTIGRVVQPRGLRYLVVINNWDPRDGTYDLNQTKEFVKANGWPLANTVIRHYKLHVRASAEGQVVTEYPANRVALQAREDFYKFALELNVGGTR
- a CDS encoding WhiB family transcriptional regulator, producing MTSPRPSRRITSITEPLPCHLDPDQWFSLAHRTAALAACLACRLRRSCAQLAPDCRPSWGMWAGIWIDGRFAAAAPLLCAVAAAPPAAPQHRRPSPPRPPSRPAASPPECRAAPPSGCGHGRWCSPAPRGTAKSWPLAATSLPTRSSPGPPAATTRMPPHCSLCAKNAQYPCRAWILR
- a CDS encoding DUF4226 domain-containing protein; its protein translation is MASYEELRAALEHIRQVTGDPNAWQKGLSEQQMRDVNGWLNSQGAKMTSTPTGYDNGGWKDPQTGVYYEHRVENTGADPQVPDADLDRIRQAHPDLFDPSTRAPLTPPPSPQHSPAQGTPLGQAPSGTPGQPPVDDDELSGQAADAAKRVDDALAKNKTALAEADEELMDAVLGAKTGSDEGKAQLQALQSSLVDQIHKLGPTLDTPAGQRQLNDFLQGKTQEILGIVKSSGMDAESKAEVLDALSQRYDAVKDSAGTGGGSADPVAAGGNQTGSGTSSSAGTPPPADVGARDGGDPLASDPLLNGLASDPLMGGLGGLAGPAMGALSGLPGAMGSMTPGIGGFGGGGGLGDLGGAIGGAIKEAASVRSGEDPADALKDDPLSAKSENSGAEKNDEAAATDEGTKDGGKKDAPATEPAAAKSAAGAQPQPIAAETGQVPPAQPAPDVAVKLPDGSTVTADSPQLAHAGRLVLGGASLDDAAGQSQITVLPPGAPVNEPVSPSQLKMMDYAQFTDHRVMALGNGKVWLNGQVTPVEEMPTGPNFLGWARPQIQTAPSPAPATVLAGANWASAPLEERS